Within the Montipora foliosa isolate CH-2021 chromosome 11, ASM3666993v2, whole genome shotgun sequence genome, the region GATTGAGGAGTAGGCAGCAGAATCAGAGGTAGAGAGTTCAAGATCAAGTTCTGGTGAGTATACAAAAAGGTTTTGAGAAAGATGATATGTCTGTGAGTAGTGATGTGTATATAGGGGGTGTACATAAGAAGGGATAGATGTGTGAAGGAAGGGTGGAGTTTGGCAGAGGTGCTGGAGAGGATAAGGGAGAGGTAGGTGAGTAGAAGGGAAGAAAAGATGTCtagttcttttttagacccTCTAAAAAACCAAGTCCCTGTTTTTTTAAGTGCACCCCTTTTTTTAGACCGTTGATTTAAAGAAAACAGTTTAAAAGATTTTAaccggtttgaaaaaaaaaaatgcactggtttaaaaaaattcaaaccaaaaacaaaattaaaccacaacatacaCACTAAGTTCCATTTCTTTTCAGCCAATGCTGGCGCTTTTTTAAGAAAGGGATTAATGTATTGTTAGGTAAGACCAAGTAGACATTTGATTTTTACTACTGAAAGCTGAACAAACATCTCCTTCCTAAAAACCAAGGATAATTGTAATATAATTCAGCAAAGCTCTGGCAGCACTTGTCACGCAGTAAAGTTAGTGGCGGGTACTCATACTCTTTTCAGAATATATCATACGAACTTGATGATGTTTTTTGGTATTTGGGATTGAAGTCATCTTCCCCTCATGCATATTTGTTCGTTGTTTTATTGGCTCCCACGTGATtattaatggtaataggacgTAGTGGAGTCCAGTTCAGTCTGTAATCATATGAGTTTATCACgaatatgattacagaccgaattggacgacacgtagtcctcttaccaattaatcacGAAAATTACAATTTCTGAGAAAAGAAGAATAGCCAAGTTATGAGAcaagactgacaaaggaggcgtaaatggtttaatgtcgctctgaaagaacgaaagaaagaaagaaagacagAAAGCGAGCCCCAATTTAGGAGTTTGTACACTGTTGatatggtgattgaaaccaaggttgtgattggttgatttaaattACAACTTTAAATGTGATGGCTCATTGAACTGTCggataacaacttggcaagtgaattagtggaaaataggagtttttaagccaatcacaatcgaggaaattgcaatttttttattagTCCCTGCCAAAAATAACATGTGTGACGTGTCGCTAGAGTCACCATGCACCCACGACTGGCTTAGTTATACAACCCCTCTCACTATGAAGGGGCAATCATAAACCTATCagggaatttgaccttttttgGAGAAATCCGAGGTTGAGTATCAGCTTTGCAACATGTCATTGAAAAAAGTCTCTTTATTCTGGTTTCCTTGTGATCTGTAACGGTCTGAGATCGGTCTGCGACACGATCTCCAGTAGGTCTGCTCCACGTCGCAGGCATATGTAAACAACTGTCCTCGGCGCGCGGCGTCTTCGGCGACCTGCGGCACACAGTCTGGATGATCGAgaaagttgaatctagttctactttcccGACCATTACGACGCTTGCGACTAAGACAATTGTTAATGGGAACGTGTGTCTGAGATGATCAGTGTCCTATCGGCGACACACTATTGTTCGCCTTGAAACACCTCCAATCAGACTTGAAGTAATTGCGTTCCTTTTTCTCCTCGCTTCGCAGAGGATTAGTTGTACGTCTGTCTGCGATCGCTTCATATTTAAATGGAAACACTTGCCTCCTGTGTTTACGATCGTCCGGTCTGCGATAAGACCGACGCAGACAGCTTCCGATGGacgcagaccgttgcagatcatatggaaaccaggcttaaaggCCCGGGGCAAACCACCCGGATTGTAGGCCGCCCCAGCAGCCAACATCGCTCCACATCGTTCAACCAAATCGAACGgattttgaaacaaatgttgaGGCCGTTTGCCCCGGCCCTAAGTTAACAAGATTTCGTTCTCTACTTCTTTTCcaggaaatgaaaaagaaagtgaaATATCAAAATTGATCAGTTGTTCTGGGAACCGGAATTTGCACATTGTATGAAAGATCCAAAGTCAAAGTCTAACAATGCTTACAAAACGGTGCTATCTTCATTGAGGACAAAACCAACAGAGCGAAACAGATTTTCGAGAACAAGTAATAAATAACTTCAGTCTGGCTAAGAACAGTCCTAACAACTTAAAAAAGAGGAGATGTATGCGAAAAACGACAGCAACACAACAGCCACTAATGAGAAGATTGAACAAGACCTTGAGGCCTTACCACAACTAATTCCCATCGGAATATTAGTTATTCTTACAAACAGTTTGGTATTTCTTCTTTtctacaaaagaaaacatttacgAAAGGCCGCAAACTATCTTCTATTCAGTCTAGCAGTTTGCGACTTTTTGAACGGTTCTTTGAACATCATTCTTTTTGTTATGGTTTTTTTACCTGTGGTCGAAGGAGCAACGTACTTCATTCTGGTCTGCGCAGTGGAAGTTTCACACAATTTTGTAGCCATAACAGAAGCTTGTCACATCATTTTGATAACTGCTGAGAAGTACATTGCTGTAATGCGGCCTTTGAAATACCACGTGATCAAAACGAGGACGATACTATTGGCCATAGCAGGAGCATGGCTAATTTCGGGGCTCATGGCAGCTTCTCCAATCGGTTGGTTTTCCCCGAGGTTATCTGGAATCAAAATTGGGTTAACACTAGAATTCATTTTCAACGTTTTTTGCGTTGTTGTGGTTTTTATAGTGCCCAATACTTTTATAACGTTTGCGCACGTCACCATGTTTAGGAAAGTGCTCCAGAAAAGCAGACGGAGAAACATTCTTTACAGACCTAATAGTGGCAAAGTTTGTAAAACGAAGAGGAACGAAATCAAGTGTTTGGTAATATTCGCCACCATGGCAACTGTTTTTGCACTATGCTGGCTTCCTTGGTTTACGCTGCGTCTTGTTTACTCGATGATTGGTCAGCGGTGGATACAGCCAAACTATGATGTTTTAGAGACCGCTGCGCACGTCACTGTAATCTTAAGATACCTCGCTTCAGCGATCAACCCACTGCTTTACACATTTTTTAAACAAGACTTTTGGAGAGCGCTAAAAAGGATGGTGTTAATCAAATCGACGAAAGACTCAAGAAGACTCAAAACTTCTTCGACAAACAGTCGGTATAAAAGGAGATCAATAAAGAACAACCGGTCCGATTGTGTAATGAACAACAGACAACAACCTCCCTAATTATATGAAATGCCTCCAAGAGCTGTCCCGAGAAATCACAACTTGGTAAAGAGAGCAGTTCCAGCCAGTTACACTGAACACAGCGCCATGAAGAAAATATCGTGATATTTCCAAAAAGGGCCTTACTATACTCGAAATCAGGTTCCGTCCGTAAAGTggcaagaaaataatttaattttaacgGATGGTGAAAAATTGATATATCATAGGTAAACATCATTTTGGTTGGCGTATATGTAACGTGAAAAGATCAATGATTGCCCCAACAGGGCTTAGGGGACGATttaccagaaaaaaaatcgtgGATTGACAGTTGCGCGCAAGGGATTGACGAAAACGAACAGTTCGATGCTTGCAACGAAAGTCTTTTTTTCAACGCCTTGTCTTATGTTTTTGCCGGCTTCTAGGGTGTTAGAAGACTAACCATAAAGTTTATGTACCACACAAATTCTCTCGATTTTccagaaataaatagttaatgttTTAACATCAATCTTTTGCATGTAAGTAACAAATAATGAAGAACTGAATGTAGGTACACCAATGCATTTGAggtgagatatgtccagaaatgcagccAATCCTGGACAACAATTTCGTGTTTCCTGGAGTTTATCTTGCACGATCTTTCCTCGATGTGGAAATCATAAAAAGAGCTTCACTTGGAAAAGAAGTGGCATTTTTACTCGGTGATATGATGACGAGTACTGCTATGGGTTGGATTTGTCCACTTCTGTCACCCACTCCCTCATGCACTAACTGCGTCACTGACGCACACACTTACCCATTCACCAGCTAACTCAATTATCACTTCTTTATATTTGTTTCGTATGTCTTGCATAATTCCGAGACCGCTTCCACATTTATGTCTtcaaatttttccatttttatctCGACGCAAAcgaagaaaaatattttccatCCTCACTACCGTTTTTAATTATCCACGATTCAACGCTCAAAAAACGATAAAAACAAACGTATTCAAAGTTTTCCCACGCTCTTTACGTCATCGTTTCaaaagttttcattttcatctATCCACGCAAATGCATTTTCAAAACTTGTCTCTCCCCCTTACGTCATCGCCCAAGTTCAAAAGGATCCGTTTTCTCCTCTCCACACTTAAAACTGAAGCGTTTTCAACTGAAACGCTCCACTTTTCAAGTGTGGATGACTGGCGAAAACGTATCAAAAGGTATGGGGCTCTAGTAGTTCACAGAATTCATGTTTTGGTACCGTGTTTTTTCACACGAGTTCAGTTAAGAGTAAAATTTTTCTAGGTTCAAGGTTCAAATGTTTTTGTCATTACATATTTTTTCGTAGCGTATTTTGGAAAGGTCGTCACAAGCAAAATCATACTGAGATGATGGTGTTGGTGTGTTAAAAAATGGCCTTTTGCCAGTTCGAATTCCATAGCCCGTTATCATGTcctctctcttttccttcaaaaaagacaagatTGTCATTTGCATAAATGTCTCTAGTAATCAAATTTGCTGTCTGATGTGACAACAAgataaaaaaccaaagaaaacaatacaaaaacaaaacaaaacaaaacaaggaatACTTTCTATCTCCCATAATAATGATGAAAAAAATTTACTATAGCACCTTTCAAGAGAGCTAAGGTGTTGGGGTTAGGGTTAATGAAAACCGTACTAGATTCAGGAGGAAATTAAAACAATATTGGAAAAGACTAATGCCTGGGCTGAAAGGTTCAAATTAACAGTTTAAGTGATCAGGCTTTCGCCAATTATTAAACAAGAGGAGGCCCTTCACGCCGGCGCCTGGCTTattacaaatgcaaatttaCAGCTGTTACGTCCTTGTTAGGTAACCACAAACTTAGTCATAGGCTGTTGCTTGGGTCATTGTATCAGTTTTAGAACATGCGCACGCGCAAGTTATTATAGTTTTGGTACCACACAAAAAGAACGAGGGCCACGCAATGGGCGAAAGGCACGCAGCTGTGAACTATAGGAAAGGAATTTGGCGCAGAGTACTTAGGTGCTACAGTAGCCTACCACGCAGACGGTCTAAGCTTCTTTGTCACGCATTCCTCCCCCAGTAACCCCCGCTGAAACGAAAAGCAATTTTCGTTCAACGGTTGTTTGCCCactatttaaagaaaccaatcagcaTTGACTAATTGTGTTGtgcatagccaatcacatgctgcGAAACGATGCCAcacaaaacacgagtttaccCTAAACAGGAATATggcctctgattggtccgtaatccacgaacggaagtggtttttcgCTCAGCAGACGTTAGTGGGGGACGAAGGCGCAAAGAAACCCTAAGAACGTCTGCGTGGGTGGCTACCACTACACGTCCTTTTCAAGTTTTGACTTTGTCAAGGGTGCATGCGCAGGTCCCTGTAATTTGAGCTTTCAGTAATGCGAGCCACAGCAAAGACAAAATCACCACATTCGAAGAGTTGGTGTCAGCAAACCAACAGAGTGATAACGCAGAAGaaaattcctttccttcttCGCCGTCGATGAGGGTGCCACAAAACAAGAGCTCCTTCCCGCGGTCTTTACAATTCATCAGGTCGATAAAGGCGACAGCGAATGTGGAATCTTTCACAAGGCAATACAGAACAAGTAACGAACTATCGACCTATTTCATTAAACTTGCCTTCtggttaaaataatttaaagacTTATTTACAACCATATCTCTGCTTTTATTGAATCAAATAACTTACTCAGTAATCATCAATTTGGTTTTCGTCCTGGCTACTGGTGCACAATTCAGCTTATtcattaatttcacttgtggGCAAGGGCATCATTCTTGCGATGCACTATTTTTTGGACTTTCAATGGGCGTTCGAAATCTTCTGTTCCACACAACCTTCTTCTCTTAAAACTAGAGAGATTTGGTATCACTGGTCCTCTTTCGCGCTGGTTGTTAGACTTTCTCTAGGACCGATTTCAACGTGTCGAGATCGACAATAAAcaggccagacgattttactcgtcaatggggaacccccgggagtcaatgggttaatatagGTTTTAGATTATAcgagttctttttttttgggagggggggggagggggggagtaTGGTTTTATATGGGGATTTAGTTCCCCTCTGCCATAACccgtttaattaattaatcgtTATTGTTAATAAAATTCTAAATATGGTTGTCTTCCGTAAACTGGCTCTCCCCAACGTAAAGCCGAATTTCATCATAGAACTCCGACAAAACAACCGTTTGATCCAGTTCAATGAGAGCTAACTATTCATAAACCAAACCAAAGATCAACATAACTTGTTCAAGACTAAAATCTGTGATTTTGACCCGATCAGTGAATTCTGCAGTTTTTACCAAATCACTTAAATCAATGCTTAGACCTCAGTTGAATATCTGGGTTGATCGGTTCAACTCTTCATAAAGGGGAATAAAATGCGTCGAGAGGTTTAGATGCCAGACCCTGCCAAGAGTCCACATTTGAATAAACGAAGCAACCTTCGCACTtctctggacaatttaagaaatagaccatttccgagttcacgtctgcctccacttcaaagcgagtctaagtgcgaagttgtTGTGATGGTAATTCGAATGTTCTACTTTaaattgaatgaaaactaattttcgcaattagactcgctttgaagtgGAGGCAGacaagaactcggaaatggtctatcgTCTCttattgacacctgaaaaactcGGGTGGTTccgacgggattcgaacccatgctCCCAATTGTGTGGCTTCATGAAAGCAATGTAaggcaaccatatttaacgtcgataacacGTGAGTAATTCAaatgacaaacctgaggtcgacggtgcgcttaTTTTACTCcgccctctccatcagtgcttcgttttacgggtatttaaagctacttaagctacactgaaagaaaagaagtcgaaacaaggatgcgagttccgggaatcgaactcaggatttcttgcaccaaggccgcgcactaaccgactgtgccacccttgctcctttaattcagttgtctataagagacaactGCTTAATTTGTCCAACTAAGCGCGAGAATCACTTCTCTCGTCCGTTTAAAATGCGCATTTCAAACATACATTCACTTTAGTCCACATTTGCTACCAGAACTGAACTGGCCGATGGGATACATTTCCTGTGCCACTCGATTTGTTGGGCCCATACGGAGAAATGAGGGTCAAGGAAGTTTGTTCTGCAAAAGAATGAATTGTTATCATCCGTAATCAGCGCTAGCCCGTTGAGGAATCTTGAAGCAACAAAATAATgggcttctttttttttgaaattcagaCATAAAATACACGGTGATGGGTAAAGAAAACGAAGAATGGTAAAGGTACATGTACGCTTAGAAATCTGATGTACAATGTAGGCTTAAATGACTTTCAGGTCGAAAATATAACAAGATTagttaaggctggttttcactagcgacggagtcggagtcgtaatctgaagcgcagagcgatacgatccagtgaaaatcaaactgtcggagtcggaagcagaacacgcattccgcttatgactccgtcgcttatgatccagtgaaaactgcattgtcggagtcggaagcagaagcggaagaataaaccaatcacaattctcgattccaagcattgtgattggttggttcttccgctcctgcttccgactccgacaatctagttttcactggatcataagcgacggagtcataagcggagtcggaagaaaatgggaacgttctgattcttccgacaccgattccgtcgagcttatgactccgcttacgactccgatctttgattttcactggGTCATAAAcgctcttacgactccgactccgtcgctagtgaaaaccagcctttaaagTCAACCGTAGTCCATCTGAGGTACAGTGTATATTAACTAGTATTTATTGCACATGACTAACGAGCACCTTGTTAAAACGATTTCTCAAAGTAATGTCAAGGCTTAAAACAACCCTATAAATTATTCGTTTAAATTGAGTACCAACATAatctttaaattaaataataaaatatgatTCTGCAGGAACCTGTGAATATTTTCAATTGCAATTAaaaaactgcagaataccccacATTgagtatcttaagtagctggctacgcggtacgcggaaagaattgaagtcaagatggcgaagtatcttaagtagctggctacggttagccctaaccctaaccctaaccctaaaaatttaaattctagtgtaccctaaccctaaccctaaccgaaccgtaaaatgaaagctaaaattttgaacgagtgcttaggcttaatcagtaaacgagtgctatattcatcacacgaTCGTTTTAAAAAGCGTAGTTTAAGCGAAccatgaaatgaaatgaaatttctaaagagttcttaggcctaatttctgaaacgaacgcttagggtTAATCAGGAAACGAGTGCTATGTTCAGCACAAGATCTCTGTTGTCAGGTTTTC harbors:
- the LOC137976389 gene encoding trace amine-associated receptor 1-like; the protein is MYAKNDSNTTATNEKIEQDLEALPQLIPIGILVILTNSLVFLLFYKRKHLRKAANYLLFSLAVCDFLNGSLNIILFVMVFLPVVEGATYFILVCAVEVSHNFVAITEACHIILITAEKYIAVMRPLKYHVIKTRTILLAIAGAWLISGLMAASPIGWFSPRLSGIKIGLTLEFIFNVFCVVVVFIVPNTFITFAHVTMFRKVLQKSRRRNILYRPNSGKVCKTKRNEIKCLVIFATMATVFALCWLPWFTLRLVYSMIGQRWIQPNYDVLETAAHVTVILRYLASAINPLLYTFFKQDFWRALKRMVLIKSTKDSRRLKTSSTNSRYKRRSIKNNRSDCVMNNRQQPP